gggtaaaatgtcataaaagaactgaaccgagctcttacggagggccggaaccctcggggtacacatgacgtgatatcacgtcatcagcaccaggggatagcgcaccatgacgtgatatcacgtcatgccgcactcaaggtgttaaacgATACATTAAAACACATACGGGCTAAAGTGAGAATGAAATAACGTGAgcatgaacaccaaaatgcaccatgtaaccacccaaattgtgagaatgcatgcacaggaaatagaacctgttccaatttggttcacccattcgtacatgttccgttccggtctaccaaaatcattcacgcaaacgtacgcTAACTCGTACGTATTAaggtaccgtgtaaccaggccttaatagcTCACACAGCACTAAATATCTGGAACGTATTCagctaataattattaaatatcttgtaataacttttgttgaaattttgcaAATACCTGAATGTCTGCTTTTCTGGTATCTAAATGATATCTTGAGAATATATTTTATAGACCAGGGGCCTCCATTTAACGAGACCACGAGGTCAACATTCCAGGTTTTGAATCGCCccacgggccggatagcaaatttgccgattactgaagtcGAAAGATATTCGATCATGAAACGAGTGCTGCGGGCCGgttgaaagccctccgcgggccgtattttggagacccctgttctagACATCCATATTCAAGTTTGACCCGCTGAACAAATGCAGGATAAGTGACTTGAATATAATATGTTTCGGTATAAAAAAGAGTTTACTATTCAACTGAGAGCCTGCTCTTTATAagccttgaagaatttttaatgcaaggttTTGCTTCTGTATTTAAACACCTAGATCATCAGGGCTATGATTACATGATTTCATGACTGTGACACTTAAAAGGTTCTGGCAATGTCTGTTACGATAGTAAAAATCAACTGGTTGTCAAGTAATTGAAAATAAGTGACTAGaatttggtataccatttattcCACTGAATTGGATTTTTTACATTGATGGTGACTAAGCTGAGACAGTTTATATAGtcacctatcaattttgattaattaaacatatagtatagtaaatttatttaaagaaaatttatgaattttctttaaattattgatGTCTGCTTTTTTATCACACAATAATGgcacaaaaaacaaaataaaagcattattatctAAATgctggtattctaccgattaaggtaggtttccatggagtgttcaagaagtgatctggaagcctccctttccttccagcgctgccttcttcaattcactataaggcccactccctttcaatctatctaaaaatcctattcttttccttcccctccctcgcttccctaacattctaccctccaacaccattttcaacatcccctacccgctaagcactaactccatccataccttctgtctcctccgtaagttagcaaaataagaaacactgatcttatagaattcacatgctaaaataaattacttaaaataatgtttgaccgtaggtttccgcggcgatggtttgatctctgcatttcttctgggttttcttccgcgtcagcttgtttgtggacttaaaataatacttaatagcgtAAAGAGCACATTCAATCACACCTTGCTGGATTGGTCCAGCGGATGGTCAGGGAGCAACTTCTTCACTAATTAGTGAAGACTTAGGTGACTCAGTTGCTAGGCGTCCTAAGAACATCTTCAACCAGTGGCATCCTGTTATGGCCCAAACTAGTGCAAGTCCTAGGTCAGTGCTGTATGTAGAATGGGGTAAAACTGTCCGGCACTACTTTGTTTTACTGTTCTGAAACTTGTGAGCGTCCGAGGGTTAATGAGTTGAATCAAAACATCACCTCTGTTGGCATGGTGCCAAAGTCGCAGGAAGCGCATCTTGAGGTTTTTCAATGCGTTGACGTATTGTTCTGAATTAATGGCTCTGCTTCTTTAGTATCACTGACATGACATCAATGGTATCAACAATATAATATTAGCTAATAACTATTAAATATCTTGTATCAACTTTTGTTGAAATATTGTAAATATCTGAATGTCTGCTTCCGTTGAACCTCCATAATAATGGCAATTTGGTATCACAGCAATGGCAACATCACCTCTCTCTAACCTGTCAGGTGTGACAGCCGTGAATGGTCTCCCTGACTGCTGTAAACCAACAAACTGCCTTCTGACGCTCTCGTCCTCTGAACCCAGGGAATACCTTCAATCCTGTTGGTTGTGTATGTATCCATAACCTTTGCACAAACGTCACTGAATATCCTCCACAATTTCTTTCCCAGCGTTGAGAAAATCAGTGAAGGCACACTGCTTGTAATGTATCTCCCTGACAGATGCCATAATGAAATGGTCATACAGCTAAGCTATCTGTCAGAAAAACTAGAAATTTTGCGTGCAGATACATGGaacttcagataatgcatacCTAATGGTTCACAATAATACCGTTGCTGTAGGATGAGAAAACAATAATGGTGCATTACTTCATGGGCAAGTCTCATACtcaatgcatttctttttatCTCTAGGTGCAGTTTAAATGGCAGACGTTGGCGACACAGTGAGAAAACTTCCTGTTGAAGAGGCTGTAACACGAGATGGGTTGGCCAAGCTGGAAGCAGCGATCAGAGATATAATTACTGAAATGCGCCACCACCAATCCAGCGATTTCGCTTCTCTGCGAGATGAGATGCACAAAGAGATCACGTCCAGGGATATTCTGCTCCAAAAACTGGAGGAGAGCGTCACCAGATTATCTGAGGATATCGCTCCTTTCAAGGATTATGTGACGGCAAAGATGCAAGAAGAGGAGCACATTGCAAGTTCTCAATCTTCAGGTTCGTCTGAAGGCGGCGCTACTCAGGACGGAGACCAGGAaactgaaatggaagaaaataatagaGCCCAAAGTAGATGTGTAGACGTGATGATGAGTCTCACAGAAATACGTGAGAATAACGAAGAGAAAACACAGAAAGTCAGAGGTTTTTACGAGAAGATATACAAAGCATCCCCCTTGACGTCTCTAATGTTGACGTTCCTGGAGAGAAATCGTGGAGTGAAAGTACTAATCGATTGTGATTCCCACAATATCTCTAACTTAGTGAGACGATTGGTCAGCATGGACGGTGTAAAATGTGATGGAACAGCATTTCATACGTTCACTGACTTTTTTCAATGCAATGTTTACTTGGGAGGTATGGTTTGGCAATATAAGGTATATGAATATACACAATATGTGTACAAAAATCTTGACCCTGAAGTTTCCCTGGCTCAGAGCTTGATGCAGATGGTGATGTATTACATCTTCGAAAATCGAGGCTGTCCTTACGAGTGTGATGATGATCTGTATGAGAAACTATATGAGAAAATTGAGCAGGAAGCATTACAGAAGAAGGACTCAGGGGTGTGCGTGGATGACTTGATAAATGATGCGTTGAAAATGAAATCATCTTTAGGGAGAGAAGTATCGTTGATTTCGGTCGTCCCGGGAATGTTGGTCAAGTACGGTTCGAAGGAAGGAATGTCGAAACTGCAGGAGAAGATGCCTTTCCTAATGCTCTTCTTCATGCAACATGTGATTCCGAAAATAAGGAGCATAGTCGATGAGGTAAGTGACTTACTTGGTAAACATTTAATCAGAATCAAGGAATCTTCATGAAAAATCCACTTCACAGAtgtactaatagggtagtttccttcatcaaagaaaacgaaaggcattgattgcgattcattacccaccattagtgtattcataatacacaaattatttcgttttagaaataccggtttagacgaatggcaatggtccatttttatcctcatttgaaaagggccagattggcgcccatgcgatgccactccacgtgacgtcacagggacctagtttctataggagaaaataggagttatacatcgtctgaggttaccaatgcatgcatgaggcgcagagctcagggaaacatctcttaataatcacctattaaaactggctaaggtcggaaagttttcttcgtttgataaggtattaataaacctttttttagccaagcactaccaggcagcaaggtactcagctaccctctagtatcctatcagcgctcagagcctcgatcaaggtcacctcacaaggcgggagggggaaccagaaatacgtcacacggagagatttccttacccgtcgcgttttcgcgcgcttgaaaattttcacttttcatttaatcgcgaaaaatagatatcgtcatttaaaaatctaaaagcgtgatatacgtactccaagagtaataaaattccgataaaggcaataaaaaaataataggaaaccaccctattgtagtcAACTCTCGATTGCAACAGATATTGATCAGTCAATGGCATATGAAGCATGGATCCCATAAAACAAAAAACTGAATTCCATCTAATGAAGTAATAATTTATGATAACAAACACATTTTATCGTTCTGTgtctaattatttcaaataattttaaaatcaaaatatcataggatggctaaattcatgactttttcaagattttaaaataattttaaaataatgcattaggCGTTGCTCAttttaagtcttgtaccattGGATCGcattttgttgatagtatataCATGGATATGTAGGAAGTATTGGCTTATTTGTGcataaaatgttccttttttaatctcactgaaaaataattatgtaaacattattttaaaacaatttcaaaattattttacacacattttaaaatgattttaaaataattttgaaataatttgataactattttcttatcattttaacataatgttaaaatcattttaacataattttgaaataattaggtcattattttgaaatcattttagaacactcatataaattttcattggtacataTAATCTTAGTCATACCAGTGTGACAAAATAAAcgagtataaaaattctcattcctttgaGGTGAATGTGAATAATTGACAAGTAGCCTTGCATataacaagtaatacagatgagtTTGGAGACTATTcctaccaaaaatgaatcccttttttcaaaagtgagtttgaattttgCTGTTTTCAGGACTTCTTGAAATCAACAAAAGGGtatttttggcag
The nucleotide sequence above comes from Ischnura elegans chromosome 13, ioIscEleg1.1, whole genome shotgun sequence. Encoded proteins:
- the LOC124169996 gene encoding uncharacterized protein LOC124169996 → MADVGDTVRKLPVEEAVTRDGLAKLEAAIRDIITEMRHHQSSDFASLRDEMHKEITSRDILLQKLEESVTRLSEDIAPFKDYVTAKMQEEEHIASSQSSGSSEGGATQDGDQETEMEENNRAQSRCVDVMMSLTEIRENNEEKTQKVRGFYEKIYKASPLTSLMLTFLERNRGVKVLIDCDSHNISNLVRRLVSMDGVKCDGTAFHTFTDFFQCNVYLGGMVWQYKVYEYTQYVYKNLDPEVSLAQSLMQMVMYYIFENRGCPYECDDDLYEKLYEKIEQEALQKKDSGVCVDDLINDALKMKSSLGREVSLISVVPGMLVKYGSKEGMSKLQEKMPFLMLFFMQHVIPKIRSIVDEV